A single genomic interval of Deltaproteobacteria bacterium harbors:
- a CDS encoding outer membrane lipoprotein carrier protein LolA: protein MSRAAVAVVLLLALAPLPDRGGAARAETRPGGAAACPDPATIVRKLQERYDGTRTFRANVRQEMKVKSLDVSDVSEGTVVFKKPGKMRWDFQTPRAQQIVSDGDLLWIYQPDDRQVLKAPFRAAFVSTTPVSFLLGVGRITDDFRPEADARGCTAERLYVALASKRGDEVGALAFGVDPATYDIVEASVTDPLGNVTTLGFSAIARNVDVPDATFAFTVPSGVDVITPPGAAAAPPP from the coding sequence ATGTCACGCGCCGCCGTCGCCGTCGTGCTCTTGCTCGCGCTCGCTCCGCTGCCGGATCGGGGCGGGGCGGCCCGCGCCGAGACGAGGCCAGGCGGCGCCGCCGCGTGTCCCGACCCGGCGACGATCGTGCGGAAGCTCCAGGAGCGGTACGACGGGACGCGCACGTTCCGCGCGAACGTCCGGCAGGAGATGAAGGTGAAGTCGCTCGACGTGAGCGACGTCTCCGAGGGCACCGTCGTCTTCAAGAAGCCCGGCAAGATGCGTTGGGATTTTCAGACGCCGCGCGCGCAGCAGATCGTTTCCGACGGGGATCTTCTCTGGATCTATCAGCCCGACGACCGCCAGGTGTTGAAGGCGCCGTTTCGCGCCGCCTTCGTGTCGACGACGCCGGTGTCCTTCCTCCTCGGGGTCGGGCGCATCACGGACGACTTCCGGCCGGAGGCCGACGCGCGCGGCTGCACGGCGGAGCGCCTCTACGTGGCGCTCGCGTCAAAGCGTGGCGACGAGGTGGGCGCGCTCGCCTTCGGCGTCGACCCCGCGACCTACGACATCGTCGAGGCGTCCGTCACCGACCCGCTCGGCAACGTGACCACGCTCGGCTTCAGCGCCATCGCGCGGAACGTCGACGTTCCCGACGCGACCTTCGCGTTCACCGTGCCGAGCGGGGTCGACGTGATCACGCCGCCCGGCGCCGCGGCCGCGCCGCCGCCGTAG
- a CDS encoding YajQ family cyclic di-GMP-binding protein, whose protein sequence is MPSFDVVSRIDLQEVDNALNQTRKEVAQRYDLKDSKTEIGWDQKEIIVTSADDFKVKAVVDVLQSKLVKRNVPIKNLDYGAMEPAQGGRARQKITVQQGIETEKAREIVKFIKGTGVKAQAQIMDDEVRVSGKKRDDLQDVIAKLRGADLGLALQFVNFRD, encoded by the coding sequence ATGCCTTCGTTCGACGTGGTCTCTCGCATCGACCTGCAGGAGGTCGACAACGCGCTCAACCAGACGCGGAAAGAGGTCGCCCAGCGCTACGATCTCAAGGACAGCAAGACCGAGATCGGCTGGGACCAGAAGGAGATCATCGTCACCTCGGCGGACGACTTCAAGGTGAAGGCCGTCGTCGACGTCCTCCAATCGAAGCTCGTCAAACGGAACGTGCCCATCAAGAATCTCGACTACGGAGCGATGGAGCCGGCGCAGGGCGGCCGGGCGCGCCAGAAGATCACGGTGCAGCAGGGCATCGAGACGGAGAAGGCGCGCGAGATCGTCAAGTTCATCAAGGGCACCGGCGTCAAGGCGCAGGCGCAGATCATGGATGACGAGGTGCGGGTGTCGGGGAAGAAGCGCGACGATCTCCAGGACGTGATCGCCAAGCTCCGTGGCGCCGACCTCGGCCTCGCGCTCCAGTTCGTCAACTTCCGCGACTGA
- a CDS encoding dUTP diphosphatase yields the protein MLTVRITRRDPRAQIPDYQTEGSAAFDLAILDDATVPARGHALLPTGLVIGVPADHVFHVYARSSLFKKFGLVLANGVGVIDPDYCGPDDEVLISVWNPGGRDVRVPAGTRIAQGIVFPRPRVRWVVAEATGPGRGGFGSTGH from the coding sequence ATGCTCACCGTCCGCATCACCAGGCGCGACCCGCGCGCGCAGATCCCGGACTACCAGACCGAGGGCTCCGCGGCCTTCGATCTCGCGATCCTCGACGACGCGACGGTGCCGGCACGCGGCCACGCGCTCCTGCCGACGGGACTGGTGATCGGCGTGCCGGCCGACCACGTGTTCCACGTCTACGCGCGGTCCTCGCTCTTCAAGAAGTTCGGGCTCGTGCTGGCCAACGGCGTCGGCGTGATCGACCCCGACTACTGCGGTCCGGACGACGAGGTGCTGATCTCGGTCTGGAACCCCGGCGGCCGCGACGTGCGGGTGCCGGCGGGGACGCGGATCGCGCAGGGCATCGTGTTCCCGCGGCCGCGCGTGCGATGGGTGGTGGCCGAGGCGACCGGTCCCGGGCGCGGAGGCTTCGGCTCGACGGGCCACTGA
- the thyA gene encoding thymidylate synthase, translating to MQAYLDIVRRILAEGERKPTRTGVDTIAIAGATFEHDMAKGFPLLTTKRTPFRLVATELEFFVRGITDKRWLQARDNHIWDEWAHPRKAAYGHDEAAKRRMREEPDLGPIYGFQWRHFGAAYVDHEADYAGRGVDQLRGVVDTLRSNPDDRRMIVSAWNPQQLGEQGLPPCHFVFQVTVIGGRLNLLWNQRSVDVPLGLPFNIASYGLLLHLLAKEAGLREGTLIGFLADTHVYVNQIDGVREQLTRDPERYPLPRVVTGPFTSIWDWTAEHSRVEGYESYPKIDFPIAV from the coding sequence GTGCAGGCGTATCTCGACATCGTCCGGCGCATCCTCGCGGAGGGCGAGCGCAAGCCGACGCGCACCGGCGTCGACACGATCGCGATCGCCGGCGCGACCTTCGAGCACGACATGGCGAAGGGCTTCCCGCTGCTCACCACCAAGCGGACGCCGTTCCGGCTCGTCGCGACCGAGCTCGAATTCTTCGTGCGCGGCATCACCGACAAGCGTTGGCTCCAGGCCCGCGACAACCACATCTGGGACGAGTGGGCGCATCCGCGAAAAGCCGCCTACGGACACGACGAAGCCGCGAAGCGGCGCATGCGCGAAGAGCCGGACCTCGGGCCGATCTACGGCTTCCAGTGGCGTCACTTCGGCGCGGCCTACGTGGACCACGAGGCCGACTACGCCGGACGCGGGGTCGACCAGCTGCGCGGCGTCGTCGACACCCTGAGATCGAATCCCGACGATCGCCGCATGATCGTGAGCGCGTGGAATCCGCAGCAACTCGGCGAACAAGGGCTACCACCGTGCCATTTCGTGTTCCAGGTGACGGTGATCGGGGGCAGGCTCAATCTGCTCTGGAACCAGCGCTCGGTCGACGTCCCGCTCGGCCTGCCGTTCAACATCGCGAGCTACGGGCTGCTGCTGCATCTGCTCGCGAAGGAGGCGGGCCTCAGGGAAGGGACGCTCATCGGCTTCCTCGCCGACACGCACGTCTACGTGAACCAGATCGACGGCGTCCGCGAGCAGCTGACGCGCGACCCCGAGCGCTATCCGCTGCCGCGTGTCGTGACCGGGCCGTTCACCTCGATCTGGGACTGGACGGCCGAGCACAGCCGCGTCGAGGGCTACGAGAGCTACCCGAAGATCGACTTCCCGATCGCGGTCTGA
- a CDS encoding dihydrofolate reductase has protein sequence MITIVAAVARNGCIGRDGGLPWRIAEDMKRYRAITMGKVVVMGRRTWESIPERFRPLPGRTNVVVTRQAGYPLPAGVERFGSLAEALAAHAGDAVVVNGGGAVYAEAMERADVLDLTHVHREVAGDTFFPAIDPSVWKETAREDHEGFSFVTYRRR, from the coding sequence ATGATCACGATCGTGGCGGCGGTCGCGCGCAACGGGTGCATCGGCAGGGACGGCGGCCTGCCGTGGCGCATCGCCGAGGACATGAAGCGCTATCGGGCGATCACGATGGGCAAGGTCGTCGTGATGGGTCGCCGGACCTGGGAGTCGATCCCGGAGCGCTTCCGCCCCCTGCCGGGCCGCACCAACGTCGTCGTGACGCGCCAGGCCGGCTATCCGCTGCCGGCGGGCGTCGAGCGCTTCGGGTCGCTCGCGGAGGCGCTCGCGGCGCACGCCGGCGACGCCGTCGTCGTCAACGGCGGCGGCGCGGTGTACGCCGAGGCGATGGAACGTGCCGACGTGCTCGACCTGACTCACGTGCACCGCGAGGTCGCCGGGGACACGTTCTTTCCGGCGATCGATCCGTCGGTCTGGAAGGAGACGGCGCGGGAGGACCACGAGGGGTTCTCCTTCGTCACCTACCGGCGCAGATGA
- a CDS encoding thymidylate kinase: MSGVFVVVDGTDGSGKGTQTTRLERRLRAEGRDVVLVDFPRYGAPSAYFVERYLHGEYGDLAGVDAYRASMFYALDRFDASFEIRAALARGAIVISNRYVSANKGHQMAKLADPGERERFLAWLNHLEYGLLGIPKPDLTILLHVPADVGFELVARKDERAYLRGKVRDIHEDDRAHLRAAEAAYLELVTLDRSERWESVDCMEDGRLLAIEEVERRVWALVAPLVGAAPASRP, encoded by the coding sequence ATGAGCGGCGTCTTCGTCGTCGTCGACGGCACCGACGGATCGGGGAAGGGCACCCAGACGACCCGGCTCGAGCGGCGCCTGCGCGCCGAAGGGCGAGACGTCGTGCTCGTCGACTTCCCGCGCTACGGCGCGCCGTCGGCCTACTTCGTCGAGCGCTACCTGCACGGCGAGTACGGCGACCTCGCCGGCGTCGACGCGTATCGCGCCTCCATGTTCTACGCGCTCGACCGCTTCGATGCGTCGTTCGAGATCCGGGCGGCGCTGGCGCGCGGCGCGATCGTGATCTCGAACCGTTACGTCTCGGCCAACAAGGGGCACCAGATGGCGAAGCTCGCCGACCCCGGCGAGCGCGAGCGGTTTCTCGCCTGGCTGAACCATCTCGAGTACGGGCTGCTCGGGATTCCGAAGCCCGACCTCACCATTCTGCTCCACGTGCCCGCCGACGTCGGGTTCGAGCTCGTGGCCCGGAAGGACGAGCGCGCCTACCTGCGGGGCAAGGTGCGCGACATCCACGAGGACGACCGCGCGCATCTGCGGGCGGCGGAAGCCGCTTACCTGGAGCTCGTCACGCTCGACCGGAGCGAACGGTGGGAGTCCGTCGACTGCATGGAGGACGGGCGGCTGCTCGCGATCGAGGAGGTGGAGCGCCGGGTGTGGGCGCTCGTGGCGCCGCTCGTCGGCGCCGCGCCGGCAAGCCGGCCATAG
- a CDS encoding TraR/DksA family transcriptional regulator produces the protein MRKAFLKTARETLETMKRQLLAEIQQDLKQGRESSKDEGMDTYDLASEEREREINFILTDRDRGKLQAIEDALDRIAEGSYGICESCEQEVAEGRLQAMPFTRLCVQCQADRETEAKQNRRGDDDRAYRRLGATDLDEEGQ, from the coding sequence ATGCGCAAAGCCTTCCTGAAAACCGCTCGCGAAACACTCGAAACCATGAAGCGGCAGTTGCTCGCCGAGATCCAACAGGACCTCAAGCAGGGCCGCGAATCGTCCAAGGACGAGGGCATGGACACCTACGATCTCGCCAGCGAGGAGCGCGAGCGCGAGATCAACTTCATCCTCACCGACCGCGATCGCGGCAAGCTCCAGGCGATCGAGGACGCGCTCGACCGCATCGCGGAAGGATCCTACGGGATCTGCGAGAGCTGCGAGCAGGAGGTCGCCGAGGGGCGGCTCCAGGCGATGCCGTTCACCCGCCTCTGCGTGCAATGTCAGGCCGACCGGGAGACGGAGGCCAAGCAGAACCGGCGTGGGGATGACGATCGCGCGTATCGGCGGCTCGGCGCCACCGACCTCGACGAAGAAGGTCAGTAA
- a CDS encoding YIP1 family protein — translation MHEEFRTEQFAESFVGVWKRVVTDPRGFFQDMPTRGGIQAPLLFLMGCLVVAALGYLVLGPRGFGLSLVFWGMLRSFLYAAVFLLVARQIFSGSADFEATYRVIAYATAPMAFMFLPLVGGLTFLYTLFLVIVGLERVNGFDAVKSVLTVLLAGLVIVTLGWALGLHGHASYHHGVPSHGLPGCHR, via the coding sequence ATGCACGAGGAGTTTCGCACCGAGCAATTCGCCGAGAGCTTCGTCGGAGTCTGGAAGCGCGTGGTCACCGATCCGCGCGGCTTCTTCCAGGACATGCCGACCCGCGGCGGCATCCAGGCGCCGCTGCTCTTCCTGATGGGGTGCCTCGTCGTGGCGGCGCTCGGCTACCTCGTGCTCGGCCCGCGCGGCTTCGGCCTGAGCCTCGTCTTCTGGGGGATGCTCCGCTCGTTCCTCTACGCCGCCGTCTTCCTCCTCGTCGCCCGCCAGATCTTCTCGGGGAGTGCGGACTTCGAGGCGACCTATCGCGTGATCGCCTACGCGACCGCGCCGATGGCCTTCATGTTCCTCCCCCTCGTCGGCGGCCTCACGTTTCTCTACACGCTCTTCCTCGTCATCGTCGGCCTCGAGCGCGTCAACGGCTTCGACGCCGTGAAGTCCGTCCTCACGGTCCTCCTCGCGGGCCTGGTCATCGTCACGCTCGGCTGGGCCCTCGGCCTCCACGGCCACGCCTCCTATCACCACGGCGTCCCCTCCCACGGCCTCCCCGGCTGCCACCGGTAG
- a CDS encoding DUF4147 domain-containing protein, which translates to MLVAAYRAAVAAVDPRTVAASALALDRERERLVVRARGRRVVLPLGGGLVVIGAGKGAAGLAAGAEAVVGSRVVDGCVIVPPGYERPLARVAIAHGSHPVPGAASVAATRRMLATLARHPRAAVLVVLTGGASSLLVLPAAGLSLADVRRAGAWLLASGIDIAGANAIRKHLSAVTGGRLAARLVGRAAAAVVVSDVPGDDLAVIGSGPTVADPSTFRCATVLARRIGLAPELPAAVRRHLARGARGEIAETPKPGSPAGRACPTILLAGNATACAHAAAWGRHAGFSRIVVRRAPLVGATADAARAVVRGLRTAAARARAGSPVLWIAGGETTVRLGGASGKGGRNQALALAVARELADVDGWALLAAGTDGIDGPTDAAGGFVDGASAGRAMRLGRTLARALDRHDAYPLLAALGDLFRPGPTGTNVADLVIAIVWKDRGWRLPGRVIEAKSRR; encoded by the coding sequence GTGCTCGTCGCCGCGTATCGCGCCGCGGTCGCCGCCGTCGATCCGCGGACCGTCGCGGCGAGCGCGCTCGCGCTCGATCGAGAGCGCGAACGACTCGTCGTGCGCGCTCGCGGTCGGCGCGTGGTGCTGCCGCTCGGCGGAGGGCTCGTCGTGATCGGCGCGGGGAAGGGCGCGGCCGGCCTCGCGGCCGGCGCCGAGGCGGTCGTCGGATCGCGCGTCGTCGACGGCTGCGTGATCGTGCCGCCAGGCTACGAGCGTCCGCTCGCGCGGGTCGCGATCGCTCACGGGAGTCATCCGGTACCCGGCGCGGCCAGCGTCGCCGCGACCCGCCGGATGCTCGCGACGCTCGCCCGCCATCCGCGCGCCGCCGTGCTGGTCGTGCTCACCGGCGGCGCATCGAGCCTGCTCGTGCTGCCGGCGGCGGGTCTCTCGCTCGCCGACGTACGACGCGCGGGCGCCTGGCTCCTCGCGAGCGGCATCGACATCGCGGGCGCCAACGCGATCCGGAAGCACCTCTCGGCGGTCACGGGAGGGCGGCTCGCGGCGCGTCTGGTCGGGCGCGCCGCCGCCGCGGTCGTCGTCTCGGACGTGCCCGGCGACGACCTCGCGGTGATCGGCTCGGGACCGACGGTCGCCGATCCGAGCACCTTCCGGTGCGCCACCGTGCTCGCGCGCCGGATCGGGTTGGCGCCGGAATTGCCTGCGGCGGTCCGGCGGCACCTGGCGCGCGGCGCGCGGGGGGAGATCGCGGAGACGCCGAAACCGGGCTCGCCCGCCGGCCGTGCGTGTCCGACGATCCTCCTCGCGGGGAACGCGACGGCATGCGCGCACGCGGCCGCCTGGGGACGACACGCGGGGTTTTCGCGGATCGTCGTGCGGCGCGCTCCCCTCGTCGGCGCGACGGCCGACGCGGCGCGCGCCGTCGTCCGCGGCCTGCGCACCGCCGCGGCCCGCGCCCGCGCGGGGTCGCCGGTGCTCTGGATCGCCGGGGGCGAGACCACCGTGCGGCTCGGCGGCGCGTCCGGGAAGGGCGGCCGCAACCAGGCCCTCGCGCTCGCGGTCGCGCGCGAGCTCGCCGACGTCGACGGCTGGGCGCTCCTCGCGGCGGGCACGGACGGGATCGACGGGCCCACGGACGCCGCGGGCGGCTTCGTGGACGGGGCGAGCGCCGGGCGCGCGATGCGCCTCGGCCGGACGCTCGCACGGGCGCTCGATCGCCACGACGCGTATCCGCTGCTCGCCGCGCTCGGCGACCTCTTCCGGCCCGGACCGACCGGGACGAACGTCGCGGACCTCGTGATCGCGATCGTGTGGAAGGATCGCGGATGGCGGCTCCCCGGTCGTGTGATAGAAGCGAAGAGCCGCCGATGA